In the Natronolimnobius baerhuensis genome, one interval contains:
- a CDS encoding iron-containing alcohol dehydrogenase: MFDGIGSIDDVNGVGSPNDIRYGMGATAELESYAAEEGLESVLVVTDAGVLEAGAADPVIDALEAAGVEVSIYDGVQPEPKLALAEAAAAQLERTNADAVVGIGGGSSLDTAKLASALAAHDEPVRDMLGMGNVPGPGRPTILLPTTAGTGSEVTHIGVFADGEDDGNKKVVYSEHLYADLSIVDPELTRSLPPGVAAATGMDALTHAIEAYTSTLRTPYTDGLARHAIDLTGEHLREAVHQGEHNDEARYGMSLAAMLGGQAFVNSGLGAVHALTYPLGTECGLGHGLANAVLLPHVIEYNVPAEPDRFADIATLLGVPERDDETTLERAHRSVDAVKSLNDDIGIPNQIRDLEADVDESQFDEFAEIALEHSQHNIDRNPRRMDKRDIIDVFETAY; encoded by the coding sequence ATGTTCGACGGCATCGGATCAATCGACGACGTCAACGGCGTCGGCAGTCCGAACGACATTCGCTACGGCATGGGCGCAACGGCCGAACTCGAGTCCTACGCGGCCGAAGAAGGTCTCGAGTCAGTACTGGTCGTCACAGACGCGGGCGTTCTCGAGGCGGGTGCGGCCGACCCGGTGATCGACGCGCTCGAGGCGGCGGGCGTCGAGGTGTCGATTTACGACGGCGTCCAGCCGGAGCCGAAACTCGCGCTCGCGGAGGCGGCCGCCGCGCAACTCGAGCGAACGAACGCGGACGCGGTGGTCGGAATCGGCGGCGGGAGCAGTCTCGATACGGCGAAACTCGCCTCGGCGCTGGCCGCACACGACGAGCCGGTACGGGATATGCTGGGAATGGGCAACGTGCCGGGTCCCGGCCGGCCTACGATCTTGCTCCCGACGACGGCGGGGACGGGCAGCGAAGTGACCCACATCGGCGTCTTCGCGGACGGAGAGGACGACGGCAACAAGAAGGTCGTCTACTCCGAGCACCTCTACGCCGATCTGTCGATTGTCGACCCCGAACTGACGCGCTCGCTGCCGCCGGGCGTCGCGGCCGCGACCGGCATGGACGCGCTCACCCACGCGATCGAGGCCTACACGTCGACGCTGCGAACGCCCTACACCGACGGGCTCGCGCGCCACGCCATCGACCTGACCGGCGAGCACCTCCGCGAAGCAGTCCATCAGGGTGAGCACAACGACGAGGCCCGCTACGGGATGAGTCTCGCGGCGATGCTCGGCGGCCAGGCGTTCGTCAACTCCGGACTCGGAGCCGTCCACGCGCTCACCTACCCGCTCGGCACCGAGTGCGGACTCGGCCACGGGCTGGCAAACGCCGTCCTCCTGCCCCACGTCATCGAGTACAACGTCCCCGCCGAACCCGACCGCTTCGCCGACATCGCAACCCTACTTGGCGTCCCCGAACGCGACGACGAAACTACCCTCGAGCGCGCCCATCGAAGCGTCGACGCCGTCAAATCGCTCAACGACGATATCGGCATTCCGAACCAGATCCGGGACCTCGAGGCCGATGTCGACGAGTCGCAGTTCGACGAGTTTGCGGAGATTGCCCTCGAGCACTCCCAACATAACATCGACCGGAATCCACGTCGGATGGACAAACGGGATATCATCGACGTGTTCGAAACAGCGTACTAA
- a CDS encoding thioredoxin domain-containing protein, translating into MNRRSFLATAAGTVAIATAGCTSLFEASTPDDLENVDPDQQLPTPTLGDGTVTVEGYEDMGCPYCQEFQADVFPVLEDEYIATDEIEYRHHDFVVMASDASLAMANAARAVQNETRTDDDPNGRFFDYKAAVMAADPESADEIAALAAEVDVDPAVVTDALEGDTYYPTLAANWDHGEENGVEGTPTVIVDGETVDEPTDPDAVTTAIDEAR; encoded by the coding sequence ATGAATCGTCGTTCGTTTCTCGCCACGGCCGCCGGCACCGTCGCCATCGCTACAGCGGGTTGTACCTCGCTGTTCGAGGCCTCAACGCCGGATGACCTCGAGAACGTCGACCCAGATCAGCAACTGCCAACGCCGACGCTCGGCGATGGCACGGTGACGGTCGAGGGCTACGAAGACATGGGCTGTCCGTACTGTCAGGAGTTTCAGGCGGATGTGTTTCCGGTGCTCGAGGACGAGTACATCGCAACGGACGAAATCGAGTATCGCCACCACGACTTCGTCGTCATGGCCTCGGACGCGTCGCTCGCCATGGCAAACGCCGCGCGTGCAGTGCAAAACGAAACCCGAACTGACGACGATCCGAACGGCAGATTTTTCGACTACAAAGCCGCGGTGATGGCGGCGGACCCCGAGAGCGCCGACGAGATCGCCGCGCTTGCAGCGGAGGTCGATGTCGACCCAGCGGTCGTGACAGATGCACTCGAGGGCGACACGTACTATCCGACGCTCGCCGCGAATTGGGACCATGGCGAGGAAAACGGGGTCGAGGGGACGCCAACTGTTATCGTCGACGGGGAGACCGTCGACGAGCCAACGGATCCGGATGCAGTCACCACTGCGATTGACGAGGCGCGGTAA
- a CDS encoding MFS transporter, producing MTQQQAEVSGPLDAFRQFMSLRRDVLVLSLAMFAFSLGFQMTNRFLPEYLAFLGASGLIIGAWGTFGNVIGAVYPYYGGVVSDRVGSRYALTVFGFLSTLGFGIWLGSAFVPAIDLGVIVLEPWVWVFVGLLLAQCWKSFGIGGHYAIVKQATEPERLAHGFASTETFRRTAFLIAPLIVAALVADQLMPGFLWVLVIGLVFALLGTILQHFMYEAAEDTVGKEFEGFGQIANDLRALPDPLRPLLVADTFVRFANGMVYVFFVLVITQFMDIGLNVSLPLVGAIDLAPAAFFGVLLGIEMLVALLTMAPAATLAERTGLKPIVGLGFLVYAIFPVMLIFAPENVWVLLVLFAFSGLRFAGLPAHKALIVGPAEQGSGGRVTGSYYFVRGLIVIPSGLIGGVLWEYATPELSFTIASSIGLIGVVYFAIFGQEFEAYR from the coding sequence ATGACACAACAACAGGCCGAAGTCTCGGGGCCACTCGATGCGTTCCGGCAGTTCATGTCTCTGCGGCGGGATGTGCTCGTCCTCTCGCTGGCGATGTTCGCGTTCAGTCTTGGCTTCCAGATGACCAATCGATTTCTGCCGGAATACCTTGCGTTTCTCGGCGCAAGCGGACTGATCATCGGAGCCTGGGGGACGTTCGGAAACGTCATCGGCGCGGTGTATCCCTACTACGGCGGCGTTGTCTCCGACCGCGTTGGGTCGCGGTACGCACTGACCGTCTTCGGCTTTCTCTCAACACTCGGCTTCGGTATCTGGCTCGGCTCTGCGTTCGTCCCGGCTATCGACCTCGGTGTGATCGTCCTCGAGCCGTGGGTCTGGGTGTTCGTCGGCCTGCTGCTCGCACAGTGTTGGAAATCGTTTGGCATCGGCGGCCACTACGCAATCGTCAAGCAAGCGACCGAACCCGAGCGCCTGGCACACGGCTTTGCGAGCACGGAGACGTTTCGCCGAACAGCGTTTCTGATCGCACCGCTGATCGTCGCCGCCCTCGTCGCCGACCAGCTCATGCCCGGCTTCCTCTGGGTACTCGTGATCGGACTCGTCTTCGCATTGCTCGGAACAATCCTCCAGCATTTCATGTACGAGGCCGCCGAGGACACCGTCGGCAAGGAGTTCGAAGGCTTCGGCCAGATCGCCAACGATCTTCGAGCGCTGCCAGATCCGTTACGCCCGCTGCTGGTCGCAGATACCTTCGTCCGCTTTGCCAACGGGATGGTGTACGTCTTCTTCGTCCTGGTGATCACACAGTTCATGGATATCGGCTTGAACGTGTCGCTCCCCCTCGTCGGTGCGATTGACCTCGCGCCCGCCGCGTTCTTCGGCGTCCTGCTTGGCATCGAAATGCTCGTCGCGTTGCTGACGATGGCTCCCGCCGCCACATTGGCCGAACGAACGGGTCTCAAACCGATTGTCGGACTCGGCTTTCTGGTCTATGCCATTTTCCCAGTAATGCTCATCTTCGCGCCCGAAAATGTCTGGGTCCTGCTCGTTCTCTTTGCGTTCTCCGGCCTGCGCTTTGCCGGCCTACCGGCACACAAGGCCCTCATCGTTGGTCCCGCAGAGCAGGGTTCCGGCGGCCGTGTCACCGGCTCGTACTACTTTGTTCGCGGTCTCATCGTGATTCCAAGCGGCCTGATCGGCGGCGTCCTCTGGGAGTACGCCACGCCCGAACTCTCCTTTACTATCGCCTCGAGTATCGGCCTCATCGGCGTGGTCTACTTCGCCATCTTCGGCCAGGAGTTCGAAGCCTACCGCTAA
- a CDS encoding DUF7539 family protein: MVEGPDERERQLVVRARSQLEQWTNGARTAAYRELFEGNDPILSPDELHRLDAFDSALERHGGDGVWGTDQYGIHTGGPTGSDTALGVVCVYHPQITDDSVLRGGDGIDDDLEERLNAALWQYGERVATLIDDELEAFVRETQR, from the coding sequence ATGGTCGAGGGTCCAGACGAGCGAGAGCGACAACTGGTCGTCCGAGCACGGTCCCAGCTGGAGCAGTGGACGAACGGTGCCCGTACAGCGGCCTACCGTGAACTGTTCGAGGGCAACGATCCGATCCTCTCCCCTGACGAACTGCACCGCCTCGATGCGTTCGACTCGGCGCTGGAACGACACGGTGGTGACGGCGTCTGGGGGACCGATCAGTACGGTATCCACACGGGCGGCCCCACAGGTTCCGACACCGCACTCGGGGTCGTCTGCGTGTATCACCCACAGATCACCGACGACTCCGTCCTTCGTGGCGGCGACGGGATCGACGACGACCTCGAGGAGCGCCTCAATGCGGCGCTCTGGCAGTACGGCGAACGCGTCGCAACGCTCATCGACGACGAACTCGAGGCGTTCGTGCGCGAAACCCAACGTTAG
- a CDS encoding aldo/keto reductase, with translation MEYTTLGNTGTTVSKLCFGTWRFAMESGGVVETDQTAANDLLDTAWENGVNFIDTANVYGDPNGTSEEWIGEWLEDHDREDFVIASKVYFPFDGWGEPGPNDSGLGRKHIRAQIEGTLERLGTDYLDVYYIHRWDENTPIRETLSELTQLVREDKVRYLGASTMAAWQLTKALWESDVNGLERFDVTQPMVNAVQYDEVSDYLEVCADQDLAVCPYSPLAGGFLTGKYERTDDGGVKAPNGSRGSLDEMFDEWYVTEQAWDVLEAVESVADELDASPAQVSLRWLMDQPDYTCVPIVGARKPTQLEENVGAVELDLSDDQFERIAAARNPSE, from the coding sequence ATGGAGTATACCACGCTCGGCAACACGGGGACGACGGTCTCGAAACTCTGTTTCGGCACCTGGCGATTCGCGATGGAAAGTGGCGGCGTCGTCGAAACTGACCAGACCGCAGCAAACGACCTGCTCGATACCGCCTGGGAGAACGGCGTCAACTTCATCGACACCGCGAACGTCTACGGCGATCCAAACGGCACCAGCGAGGAGTGGATCGGCGAGTGGCTCGAGGATCACGACCGCGAGGACTTCGTCATCGCCTCGAAGGTGTACTTCCCATTTGACGGCTGGGGCGAGCCCGGCCCGAACGACTCCGGCCTCGGGCGCAAGCACATCCGCGCCCAGATCGAGGGCACCTTAGAGCGCCTCGGCACCGACTATCTCGACGTCTACTACATCCACCGCTGGGACGAGAACACGCCGATCCGCGAGACGCTCTCGGAACTCACGCAACTCGTCCGCGAGGACAAAGTCCGCTACCTCGGGGCCTCGACGATGGCTGCCTGGCAGCTGACGAAAGCGCTCTGGGAGAGCGACGTGAACGGTCTCGAGCGCTTCGACGTGACCCAGCCGATGGTCAACGCGGTCCAGTACGACGAGGTCAGCGACTATCTCGAGGTCTGTGCCGATCAGGACCTCGCTGTGTGTCCGTACTCGCCGCTCGCGGGCGGCTTCCTCACCGGCAAGTACGAGCGCACCGACGACGGCGGCGTCAAAGCGCCCAACGGCTCCCGGGGCAGTCTCGACGAGATGTTCGACGAGTGGTACGTCACGGAGCAAGCCTGGGACGTGCTCGAGGCAGTCGAGAGCGTCGCCGACGAACTCGATGCCTCCCCGGCACAGGTCTCGCTGCGCTGGCTGATGGACCAGCCGGACTATACGTGCGTCCCAATCGTCGGCGCGCGAAAGCCAACCCAACTCGAGGAGAACGTCGGCGCGGTCGAACTCGACCTGAGCGACGACCAGTTCGAGCGCATCGCGGCGGCTCGGAATCCGAGCGAGTAA
- a CDS encoding ABC transporter ATP-binding protein, translating into MVPSPSSPPSSPGSSGTGTAVIETADLTKRYGETTAVSGLTLEVDRGTVYGFLGPNGAGKTTTMRMLTTLTQPTSGTARVAGHPITDREAVTPHIGYLPEEPPIYDELSGREQLEYVAGLRDLPAEDASERIESLLERFGLLEDADKRIGDYSKGMRQKVGVIQAVLHEPAVAFLDEPTSGLDPRAARTMRETIADLADREMTIFLSTHILPVVDELADEIGVLHGGELVAQGDPETLKSRAETGEARSLEDAFLEVTQEHGEDASRRSAEASPE; encoded by the coding sequence ATGGTTCCGTCTCCGTCTTCGCCTCCATCTTCGCCAGGGTCGTCTGGCACTGGGACAGCCGTTATCGAAACTGCCGACCTCACGAAACGCTACGGCGAGACGACTGCCGTCTCCGGACTCACGCTCGAGGTCGACCGGGGAACCGTCTACGGCTTTCTCGGCCCGAACGGCGCGGGAAAGACGACGACGATGCGGATGCTGACGACGCTCACCCAGCCGACGTCAGGGACGGCCCGCGTCGCCGGCCACCCGATCACCGACCGCGAGGCCGTCACGCCCCACATCGGCTACCTGCCCGAAGAACCGCCGATCTACGACGAACTCTCCGGGCGCGAGCAACTCGAGTACGTCGCCGGACTGCGCGATCTGCCGGCCGAGGATGCAAGCGAGCGCATCGAATCGTTGCTCGAGCGATTCGGCCTGCTCGAGGATGCGGACAAGCGTATTGGCGACTATTCGAAGGGGATGCGTCAGAAAGTCGGCGTGATTCAGGCGGTGTTGCACGAACCGGCCGTTGCCTTCCTTGACGAGCCCACGAGCGGGCTGGACCCGCGTGCGGCGCGGACGATGCGCGAGACAATCGCCGATCTGGCCGACCGGGAGATGACCATCTTCCTCTCGACGCACATCCTCCCCGTGGTCGACGAACTGGCCGACGAAATCGGCGTCCTCCACGGCGGCGAACTCGTCGCACAGGGCGACCCCGAAACCCTCAAATCCCGCGCCGAGACCGGCGAAGCCCGCAGTCTCGAGGATGCCTTCCTCGAGGTCACGCAGGAACACGGCGAGGACGCCTCGAGGCGGTCGGCGGAAGCATCGCCTGAGTAG
- the folP gene encoding dihydropteroate synthase: MEYHEAADTLFGLRRFGPKPGTESTERLLSHLEDPHDGVDFVQIAGSNGKGSTARMLERTLREAGLSVGLYTSPHLEDLRERVRVDGRKIPRSAVCAYVADIQEYVTKRAADGESPTFFEAMTAMALWHFGNEDVDVAVLEVGIGGKLDATSVVDPIASAVTSVTLEHTGILGDTVEEIARDKAHVAPADAPLVTGVTGAALEAIRDVAGEVVTVGGVDGSESGTRRARPDVRVAYDGLTNHTEAGVSITADDWDLQTRVPLPGEHQAENAGIAATLARQVTAVSSADIARGVRNAHWPGRFEVMGTDPLVVLDGAHNPGACEQLAATLEQYAYDDLTLVFGAMHDKDHREMADALPTPDSVVAAEPSLERAEDPAVLADVFEDAGVPDVRTESAVTDALETALVDADPNDCVLVTGSLFAVAEARSRWTRADVPKRVRDRTDARKTLENADVTPETVRRLEDEAVHRVVKTTVQPGQADRLQEELLRLGGECAISGHRDAGERVEAVLMGTLAQFEGLIDTLESESTGDGLAAVTRHLRETIGLEERDPTVGAPESNPQYPWHDRTAVMGILNVTPDSFHDGGEYDALEDAVSQAEAMVEAGVDVIDVGGESTRPGAEPVSTQAEIDRVVPVIERIRDLEAHISIDTRKAVVAEAALKAGADIINDVSGLEDPEMRFVAAEYDAGLIVMHSINAPVVPDQDVTYDDVVEDVIDQLSERVLLAEKAGVDRANIVIDPGIGFGKTARESFEMLDRLAEFRALGCPILFGHSHKSMFAHVGGEAGDCLEATVAASALAADRGVDIVRVHDVPENVAAVRTALATRDPEQFEWEG, encoded by the coding sequence ATGGAGTATCACGAGGCGGCGGACACGCTTTTCGGGCTGCGGCGATTCGGCCCGAAACCGGGAACGGAGTCGACCGAACGACTCCTGTCCCACCTCGAGGACCCCCACGACGGCGTTGATTTCGTGCAGATTGCCGGCTCGAACGGGAAGGGAAGCACGGCACGGATGCTCGAACGAACGCTTCGCGAGGCGGGGCTCTCGGTGGGACTGTACACCTCGCCGCATCTTGAGGACCTGCGCGAGCGGGTTCGGGTTGATGGACGCAAGATCCCGAGGTCAGCGGTCTGTGCGTACGTCGCAGACATTCAGGAGTATGTAACGAAACGGGCCGCCGACGGCGAGTCGCCGACCTTCTTCGAGGCGATGACGGCCATGGCGCTGTGGCACTTCGGGAACGAAGACGTCGACGTGGCCGTCCTCGAGGTCGGTATCGGCGGAAAACTCGACGCGACGAGCGTCGTCGACCCGATTGCGAGTGCAGTGACGAGCGTTACCTTAGAACACACCGGTATCCTGGGCGACACGGTCGAAGAAATCGCCCGCGACAAGGCCCACGTCGCCCCCGCCGACGCGCCGCTGGTCACCGGCGTCACGGGCGCTGCGCTCGAGGCGATTCGCGACGTGGCCGGCGAGGTGGTGACGGTCGGTGGCGTCGATGGCTCAGAATCGGGCACAAGACGCGCACGGCCTGACGTTCGGGTCGCCTACGACGGCCTGACGAACCACACCGAAGCGGGCGTCTCGATTACGGCCGACGACTGGGACCTCCAGACGCGGGTCCCACTCCCCGGCGAGCACCAGGCCGAAAACGCCGGCATCGCCGCGACGCTCGCTCGGCAGGTCACGGCCGTCTCGAGCGCGGACATCGCTCGCGGCGTGCGAAACGCCCACTGGCCCGGGCGGTTCGAAGTGATGGGGACCGACCCGCTGGTCGTCCTCGACGGCGCGCACAACCCTGGTGCGTGCGAGCAACTCGCGGCGACGCTCGAGCAGTACGCATACGACGATCTGACGCTCGTTTTCGGCGCGATGCACGACAAGGACCACCGGGAAATGGCCGATGCCCTGCCGACGCCCGACAGCGTCGTCGCAGCCGAACCGTCGCTCGAGCGGGCGGAGGACCCGGCCGTTCTCGCCGACGTATTCGAAGACGCTGGCGTCCCGGACGTTCGAACCGAATCCGCCGTCACCGACGCCCTCGAGACGGCACTTGTAGATGCTGACCCGAACGACTGCGTGCTCGTCACCGGCTCACTGTTTGCGGTCGCCGAAGCCCGTTCGCGCTGGACTCGCGCGGACGTGCCAAAGCGGGTTCGTGACCGCACAGACGCCCGAAAAACGCTCGAGAACGCAGACGTGACGCCAGAAACCGTCCGGCGACTCGAGGACGAGGCGGTCCACCGCGTCGTGAAGACGACGGTCCAGCCCGGCCAGGCCGACCGCCTGCAAGAGGAACTGCTGCGTCTCGGCGGCGAGTGTGCGATTTCCGGCCACCGGGACGCCGGCGAGCGCGTCGAGGCCGTGCTGATGGGCACGCTCGCGCAGTTCGAAGGACTGATCGACACCCTCGAGAGCGAGTCGACGGGCGACGGCCTCGCGGCGGTCACCCGCCACCTTCGCGAGACCATCGGACTCGAGGAACGCGACCCCACCGTCGGGGCCCCGGAGAGCAATCCACAGTACCCGTGGCACGACCGTACTGCCGTCATGGGTATTCTGAACGTCACGCCGGACAGTTTCCACGACGGCGGCGAGTACGACGCGCTCGAGGATGCCGTCTCTCAGGCCGAGGCGATGGTCGAGGCCGGCGTCGACGTGATCGACGTCGGTGGCGAATCCACGCGCCCCGGTGCAGAACCCGTCTCGACGCAAGCAGAAATCGACCGCGTCGTCCCCGTTATCGAACGCATTCGCGACCTCGAGGCCCACATCTCGATTGACACGCGCAAGGCCGTTGTCGCCGAGGCCGCACTCAAGGCCGGCGCGGACATCATCAACGACGTTTCGGGGCTCGAGGACCCCGAGATGCGCTTCGTCGCGGCCGAGTACGACGCGGGCCTGATCGTCATGCACAGCATCAACGCGCCCGTCGTGCCGGACCAGGACGTGACCTACGACGACGTCGTCGAGGACGTCATCGATCAGCTCTCAGAGCGCGTGTTGCTCGCCGAGAAAGCGGGCGTCGACCGTGCAAACATCGTTATCGACCCCGGAATCGGCTTCGGGAAAACGGCCCGCGAGAGCTTCGAGATGCTCGACCGCCTCGCCGAGTTTCGCGCGCTCGGCTGTCCCATCCTCTTTGGTCACTCCCACAAATCGATGTTCGCACACGTCGGCGGCGAGGCCGGCGACTGTCTCGAGGCAACTGTCGCGGCGAGTGCGCTGGCGGCGGATCGCGGCGTCGATATCGTCCGTGTCCACGACGTGCCCGAAAACGTCGCCGCCGTTCGGACAGCGCTTGCGACGCGTGACCCGGAACAATTCGAGTGGGAGGGGTAG
- a CDS encoding aldo/keto reductase has translation MNHRRLGSTDHDVSEVGLGTWNIGGSWGDVDDETGREVVRAALEADIDFIDTADVYGDGRSEKHIGHVLEDEDAYDDVFVATKAGRRLDPHEADRYTHENLEWFVDRSRDYLGMETLDLLQLHCPPTEAYYQPETFEALEQLKADGKLAHAGVSVEKVEEALKAIEYDVVETIQIIFNPFRQRPNELFFEQAKKNDVGVIVRVPYASGLLTGALERDQEFAEDDHRNFNREGEAFDVGETFAGVPYETGHDAVDALEDHVPEDLTTAEFTLRWILDHEAVSTVIPGTTSPEHVRSNAAVSDLESLSNQAHGATQDVYEASVAEHVHHRW, from the coding sequence ATGAACCATCGACGACTCGGTTCGACCGATCACGACGTCTCGGAAGTCGGCCTCGGCACCTGGAACATCGGCGGCAGCTGGGGCGATGTCGACGATGAAACCGGCCGCGAGGTCGTCCGCGCCGCCCTCGAGGCGGACATCGACTTCATCGACACGGCGGACGTCTACGGCGACGGCCGCAGTGAGAAACACATCGGTCACGTCCTCGAGGACGAAGACGCCTACGACGACGTGTTCGTCGCGACCAAAGCGGGGCGACGACTCGACCCGCACGAGGCGGACCGCTACACGCACGAGAATCTCGAGTGGTTCGTCGACCGGAGCCGCGACTACCTCGGAATGGAGACGCTCGATCTCCTGCAACTGCACTGTCCGCCGACCGAGGCGTACTACCAGCCAGAGACGTTTGAGGCGCTCGAGCAACTCAAAGCCGATGGGAAACTCGCCCACGCGGGCGTCAGCGTCGAGAAGGTCGAGGAGGCGCTGAAAGCCATCGAGTACGACGTCGTCGAGACGATCCAGATCATCTTCAACCCGTTCCGACAGCGTCCGAACGAACTGTTCTTCGAACAGGCGAAGAAAAACGATGTCGGCGTTATCGTCCGCGTTCCATACGCCTCAGGGCTTCTGACGGGCGCACTCGAGCGCGACCAGGAGTTCGCCGAGGACGACCACCGCAACTTCAACCGCGAGGGCGAGGCCTTCGACGTGGGCGAGACGTTCGCGGGCGTCCCCTACGAAACCGGCCACGACGCCGTCGATGCACTCGAGGACCACGTCCCCGAGGACCTGACCACGGCCGAGTTCACACTGCGCTGGATTTTGGACCACGAGGCGGTCTCGACCGTCATTCCGGGGACGACCTCGCCGGAGCACGTCCGCTCGAACGCCGCGGTGTCGGACCTCGAGTCGCTCTCGAATCAGGCCCATGGCGCGACGCAGGACGTCTACGAAGCGTCCGTCGCAGAGCACGTCCACCACCGCTGGTAG
- a CDS encoding TIGR03557 family F420-dependent LLM class oxidoreductase: MTQLGYTLSSEEHTPMELVEIATRAEAAGFDFLSISDHFHPWVSAQGESPFVWSTLGAIAEATDEIDVGVGVTCPTIRIHPVNVAHAVATVDEMLGDRFTFGIGTGENLNEHVTGERWPEHDVRLEMLDESLEVMRKLWTGKTVSHHGEHYTLENARLYTCPDEQPTVIGSAFGPKTAEWVAEETDGLWCSGPKESPVEAYEDAGGDGPAYTQLHGCYAETEAEAVDTVYEYWPNGSIPGELTQELPTPVHFDQAAQMVDKDDIDESATITSPDPQAHIDSFEQAIDAGYDHVYFHQIGPEQGPALEFYEEDVLPSLR; this comes from the coding sequence ATGACACAACTCGGATACACCCTCTCGAGTGAGGAGCACACGCCGATGGAACTGGTCGAGATTGCTACGCGCGCCGAAGCAGCTGGCTTCGACTTTCTCTCGATTTCGGATCACTTCCATCCGTGGGTTTCAGCACAGGGCGAATCGCCGTTCGTCTGGTCGACGCTCGGTGCTATCGCCGAAGCAACCGACGAAATTGACGTCGGCGTCGGCGTCACCTGCCCCACAATTCGAATCCACCCGGTCAACGTCGCCCACGCGGTTGCGACGGTTGACGAAATGCTCGGCGACCGATTCACCTTCGGCATCGGCACCGGCGAAAATCTCAACGAGCACGTCACCGGCGAACGCTGGCCCGAACACGACGTCCGCCTCGAGATGTTAGACGAATCGCTCGAGGTCATGCGAAAACTGTGGACTGGCAAAACTGTCAGCCATCACGGCGAGCACTACACCCTCGAGAACGCGCGACTCTACACCTGTCCCGACGAGCAGCCGACGGTAATCGGGAGCGCGTTCGGCCCCAAAACGGCCGAGTGGGTTGCCGAGGAAACTGATGGCCTCTGGTGTTCCGGCCCGAAAGAATCACCCGTCGAGGCCTACGAAGACGCCGGCGGCGACGGGCCGGCGTATACGCAACTACATGGGTGCTACGCCGAAACCGAAGCGGAAGCCGTCGACACCGTGTACGAATACTGGCCCAACGGCTCGATTCCGGGCGAACTCACCCAGGAACTGCCGACGCCAGTACACTTCGATCAGGCCGCCCAGATGGTCGACAAAGACGATATCGACGAATCCGCGACGATTACCAGCCCCGACCCCCAAGCCCACATCGACAGCTTCGAGCAGGCCATCGACGCGGGCTACGACCACGTCTACTTCCACCAGATCGGGCCGGAACAGGGACCCGCACTCGAGTTCTACGAGGAGGACGTGTTGCCGTCGCTCCGGTAA
- a CDS encoding DUF420 domain-containing protein, whose amino-acid sequence MATVNARRRLRERPIGFTLLLTVVGYTLVIGTFVLDIPLYPELTNEQVNILTHAIAVINAVTTVLLLAGWYWIRNGETGKHRAAMLSGFATILLFLVVYLIRVGGGGTKEFVGGALVRNAYLLMLAIHIILSIVAVPVVLYALILGLTHTPAELRETAHARVGRIAAGSWILSLVLGIVTYLMLNHIYDYEFAMVVGLP is encoded by the coding sequence ATGGCAACTGTGAACGCGAGACGGCGGCTTCGGGAGCGACCAATTGGTTTCACACTACTGCTGACAGTTGTCGGCTATACGCTCGTCATCGGCACGTTCGTCCTCGATATTCCGCTCTATCCAGAGCTAACGAACGAGCAGGTGAACATCCTCACACACGCGATTGCGGTGATCAATGCGGTGACCACTGTACTGCTACTCGCTGGCTGGTACTGGATCCGCAACGGCGAAACAGGCAAACATCGCGCTGCGATGCTTAGCGGCTTCGCGACCATTTTGCTCTTTCTGGTCGTCTACCTGATCCGTGTCGGTGGCGGCGGCACGAAAGAGTTCGTCGGTGGCGCACTCGTCCGCAACGCCTACCTGCTCATGTTGGCGATCCACATTATCCTCTCAATCGTCGCTGTTCCGGTCGTCCTCTATGCGCTGATCCTTGGACTGACTCATACACCCGCAGAACTCCGCGAGACTGCCCACGCTCGAGTCGGTCGAATTGCGGCTGGCTCGTGGATTCTGAGCCTCGTCCTTGGCATCGTCACGTATCTCATGCTCAATCACATCTACGACTACGAGTTTGCGATGGTCGTCGGGCTTCCGTAG